A genomic segment from Leptospira congkakensis encodes:
- the panD gene encoding aspartate 1-decarboxylase — protein MIITVCKGKIHRAVVTEAELHYEGSLTVDQDLMDLAGMKPYEQVSVVNVNNGARFETYLIVGERGSGTICLNGAAARLGMKGDKVIIITYGQVVEKELPADYKPKVVFVDENNHPKKA, from the coding sequence ATGATCATCACTGTTTGCAAAGGCAAAATCCACAGAGCCGTCGTCACCGAGGCGGAACTCCACTACGAAGGTAGCCTCACCGTTGACCAAGACCTTATGGATTTGGCGGGAATGAAGCCCTATGAACAAGTTTCTGTAGTGAACGTAAATAACGGAGCTCGGTTTGAAACCTACCTCATCGTCGGGGAACGCGGTTCGGGAACCATTTGTTTGAACGGGGCTGCCGCAAGACTCGGTATGAAAGGGGACAAAGTCATCATTATTACCTACGGCCAAGTGGTAGAAAAAGAGCTTCCAGCAGATTACAAACCCAAGGTAGTCTTCGTGGATGAGAACAATCACCCGAAAAAAGCCTAA
- a CDS encoding acyl-CoA dehydrogenase family protein, with amino-acid sequence MERILPFTEEHHQFREMARKFFETEVKPHHEEWEKNHIVPKEVWRKAGENGLLCPDVPTEYGGSGADFLYNIIIIEESSRVGNSGFFISLHNDVIAPYISTYASDEQKKRWLPKCATGESILAVAMTEPGAGSDLKSLRTSAVDMGDHFVVNGQKTFISNGQLADLIITAVKHDNGTISLVMIEEGMKGFERGRNLDKIGLKAQDTSELYFNDVIVPKTNLIGKQGQGFRYLMQKLAQERLVLSVAAVEATRLVQSLTLQYIKERKAFGQKIGSFQNTKFKMAEMATELEMAQVFCDKVVIEHMKGENTTAEASMCKWYTTEMQKRHTDECLQFFGGYGYMMEYPIARAYLDARIQTIYAGTTEIMKEIIGRSLGL; translated from the coding sequence ATGGAGCGTATCCTCCCCTTTACTGAAGAACACCATCAATTCCGCGAGATGGCTCGGAAATTTTTTGAAACAGAAGTAAAACCACATCACGAAGAATGGGAAAAAAACCATATCGTGCCCAAAGAAGTTTGGAGAAAGGCAGGTGAAAACGGCCTTCTCTGTCCCGATGTCCCTACCGAATACGGTGGTTCCGGTGCCGACTTCCTTTATAACATCATCATCATCGAAGAATCTTCCCGCGTGGGAAATAGTGGATTCTTTATCTCTCTTCATAATGACGTGATCGCACCCTACATCTCAACTTATGCGAGTGACGAACAAAAGAAACGTTGGCTTCCAAAATGTGCAACAGGCGAATCCATCCTTGCGGTTGCCATGACAGAACCCGGAGCCGGATCTGATCTTAAATCCTTACGTACAAGTGCCGTTGATATGGGTGACCATTTTGTGGTGAATGGACAAAAAACATTTATCTCAAACGGACAATTGGCAGATCTTATCATCACAGCAGTGAAACATGATAATGGAACCATTTCCCTTGTGATGATTGAAGAAGGAATGAAAGGTTTTGAAAGAGGACGTAATTTAGATAAAATCGGACTCAAAGCCCAAGACACTTCTGAACTTTACTTCAACGATGTGATTGTTCCGAAAACAAATCTTATCGGCAAACAAGGACAAGGTTTTCGTTACCTCATGCAAAAGTTAGCACAAGAACGATTGGTTCTTTCTGTGGCTGCAGTGGAAGCAACAAGACTTGTCCAATCCTTAACCCTCCAATACATCAAAGAAAGAAAAGCCTTTGGTCAAAAGATCGGGTCTTTCCAAAATACCAAATTCAAAATGGCGGAAATGGCAACGGAACTAGAAATGGCACAAGTGTTCTGCGACAAAGTTGTGATAGAACATATGAAAGGCGAAAACACAACAGCAGAAGCCTCTATGTGTAAATGGTACACAACAGAAATGCAAAAACGCCATACAGACGAGTGTTTACAATTCTTTGGTGGATACGGTTATATGATGGAATATCCAATTGCAAGAGCTTACCTCGACGCAAGGATCCAAACCATCTATGCAGGAACTACAGAGATTATGAAAGAAATCATTGGTCGTAGTTTGGGACTTTAG
- a CDS encoding PIN domain-containing protein has product MKDKFFLDTNIILYQFSSDIQKKNRAIDILDEATNSNKFTISYQVIQEFSNVALNKNKGYFSIKELKTYIEDILIPLCKFFPDPSFYIDSLKVKEKYKFSYYDSLIINAALELKCSKLYSEDLQANQKIENLEIINPFR; this is encoded by the coding sequence ATGAAAGATAAATTTTTTTTAGATACAAATATTATTCTTTATCAGTTTAGTAGCGATATTCAAAAGAAAAACAGGGCAATTGATATCTTAGATGAGGCAACAAATTCCAATAAATTTACAATCAGTTATCAAGTAATTCAGGAATTTTCAAACGTAGCCCTTAACAAAAACAAGGGGTATTTTTCAATCAAAGAATTAAAGACATATATCGAAGACATTCTAATACCTTTGTGCAAATTTTTTCCAGATCCAAGCTTTTATATCGATTCTCTTAAAGTTAAAGAAAAATATAAATTTAGTTATTATGATTCACTAATCATAAATGCTGCGCTCGAACTAAAATGTTCAAAATTATATTCTGAAGATCTTCAAGCAAATCAGAAAATCGAAAACTTGGAAATTATAAATCCTTTCAGATAA
- the thiC gene encoding phosphomethylpyrimidine synthase ThiC, which translates to METNHNHPITIPETTITLSNHTKFQSYRTEGMFCIHENEYDYKNGIPKLREPWIQTRESRGDRNFSQLYYAKRDIITEEMMYVAKREGMAPEFVLNEVKIGRAIIPSNKRHTELEPMIIGKKFLVKINANIGNSAILSSIDDEVEKLRWALHWGADTVMDLSTGKNIHETREWIIRNSPVPIGTVPLYQTLEKVKGKVEDLNIDVFLETLEEQAEQGVDYFTIHAGVLRDYIHLTDKRITGIVSRGGSILAKWCNHHKKENFLYEHFDLISKVMQKYGVSYSLGDGLRPGCINDANDEAQFAELKTLGELTKRAWADDVQVMVEGPGHVPMHLIQENVRLQEEICMEAPFYTLGPLVTDIAPGYDHITSAIGAAMIAWYGTAMLCYVTPKEHLGLPNKQDVKDGVIAYKIAAHAADLAKGHPGAKERDDLLSKARFEFRWEDQFALSLDPELARSYHDESLPQDGMKKAHFCSMCGPHFCSMRLTTDLRKETEEEVGAVESKD; encoded by the coding sequence ATGGAAACAAATCACAACCATCCCATCACCATCCCAGAAACTACCATTACACTTTCGAACCATACTAAGTTTCAATCATACCGAACGGAAGGTATGTTTTGTATCCATGAAAATGAATACGATTATAAAAATGGAATCCCAAAACTAAGAGAACCATGGATACAAACCAGAGAATCCAGAGGTGATCGGAATTTTTCCCAACTCTATTATGCCAAAAGAGATATCATCACAGAAGAAATGATGTATGTGGCAAAAAGGGAAGGGATGGCTCCTGAATTTGTTTTGAATGAAGTAAAAATTGGTCGAGCCATCATTCCATCGAACAAACGTCATACGGAACTAGAGCCAATGATCATTGGTAAAAAGTTTTTAGTGAAAATCAATGCCAATATTGGAAATTCTGCGATCCTTTCTTCCATTGATGATGAAGTAGAAAAACTTCGTTGGGCACTGCACTGGGGAGCAGACACGGTGATGGACCTCTCTACTGGAAAAAATATCCATGAAACGAGAGAATGGATTATCAGAAATTCTCCTGTTCCGATTGGAACTGTTCCTCTTTACCAAACTTTGGAAAAGGTAAAGGGAAAAGTAGAGGATTTAAACATAGATGTATTTTTAGAAACCTTAGAAGAACAAGCCGAACAAGGTGTGGATTATTTTACAATCCATGCTGGTGTCCTTCGGGATTATATCCACCTAACAGACAAACGAATTACAGGAATCGTATCACGAGGAGGATCTATCCTTGCAAAGTGGTGTAACCATCATAAAAAAGAAAATTTTCTCTATGAACATTTTGATTTAATCTCCAAGGTCATGCAAAAATACGGAGTTTCCTATTCCTTGGGAGATGGTCTCCGGCCTGGTTGTATCAATGATGCCAACGACGAAGCTCAGTTTGCAGAACTAAAGACTCTGGGAGAACTCACTAAACGTGCCTGGGCTGATGATGTCCAAGTCATGGTGGAGGGGCCTGGCCATGTTCCGATGCACCTGATCCAGGAAAATGTTCGTCTCCAAGAAGAGATTTGTATGGAAGCTCCCTTTTATACACTCGGGCCACTGGTCACAGACATTGCACCGGGGTATGATCATATCACTTCTGCCATTGGTGCTGCCATGATTGCTTGGTATGGAACAGCTATGCTTTGTTATGTGACTCCCAAAGAACATTTGGGACTTCCAAACAAACAAGATGTAAAAGATGGGGTGATTGCCTATAAAATTGCCGCTCATGCTGCCGATCTTGCCAAAGGCCATCCCGGCGCCAAAGAAAGAGATGATTTACTCAGCAAGGCTCGGTTTGAATTTCGTTGGGAAGATCAATTTGCCCTTTCACTAGATCCAGAACTAGCAAGGTCCTATCATGATGAATCCCTTCCTCAAGATGGGATGAAAAAAGCACATTTTTGTTCTATGTGTGGCCCGCATTTTTGTTCTATGCGACTGACAACGGATTTACGAAAGGAAACGGAAGAAGAAGTGGGTGCGGTAGAATCGAAAGACTAG
- a CDS encoding PilZ domain-containing protein: MAPIQEKRKYVRVQPLENDPVEVHLMGTALLDVLKASDISVGGIGVIAPNHFDEWDMNETVEILVALPGDLEDFLARGVIKQIGKKSKESGVYGVQFTEIGPKGKQDLQVYVNRMVRQGREVK, translated from the coding sequence ATGGCACCCATCCAAGAAAAACGGAAATATGTCCGCGTACAACCACTGGAAAATGATCCTGTCGAAGTCCATTTGATGGGAACAGCCCTTCTGGATGTCCTAAAAGCGAGTGATATCAGTGTGGGTGGTATAGGGGTCATTGCTCCCAATCACTTTGATGAATGGGATATGAACGAAACGGTGGAAATCCTTGTGGCTCTCCCGGGGGATCTAGAAGATTTCCTTGCCAGAGGAGTGATCAAACAAATCGGAAAAAAATCCAAAGAATCTGGGGTTTACGGGGTTCAGTTCACCGAAATTGGCCCTAAAGGAAAACAGGATTTACAAGTTTATGTCAATCGAATGGTGCGACAAGGCCGCGAAGTAAAGTAA
- a CDS encoding cAMP/cGMP-dependent 3',5'-cyclic-AMP/GMP phosphodiesterase, with protein MVSSEPNGFTALPRGGYLVDTSEGYIQIGSPPETIKDTMGLEKKTPLVFVLPNKFFHVEKGISIAELEFPIYFNFFFRGGKKTFIVCSPEQKEQLTIVLGESLMGPQELNLASEFIDGTESFGFPDIKAEMAHFRSYKTMEEVVEFVLFDENHKAQFGKITIEQLPSNEFLIVDGDKKIKTPGEVDFHVKYDIGKRLEEPFQPPIIGITCLGPSHGFDPTDNTSGFIIWLNGQGIMVDPPVNSTEWLRESNVNPKFINSIILTHCHADHDAGTFQKILEESKITIYATATVMESFLKKYCSLTKIPRREITDLFDFIPVVIGRPTIINGGEFYFHYALHSIPSVGFEFFFQDQSFYYTSDHLNDPEAFEEMYKKGVFPETRYQFLKDFPWDRKIIYHEAGVPPLHTKISYLASLPEEVQKRITVYHIAAKDMPEGNHLTLAKFGIENTLYPEITPPKHQEAFQLLEILSQIDIFSGFPIEKAKEFLQIVKEERFRRGEQIIKKGTHGDRFFIIASGNVRFEGLSGDHSAVKRYGTYEYFGEASLILDTARQADVFAETDVLALTIEKTRFFQFIRGSKLHENLIKLNSIRETNTWKTLTESQTFRGLTSYQVTQLELILKLETVKKEAALIDEGHTFHNAFIVRSGTVVVMQNHKTIRELGAGDFVGEIYALTKNLPSNFSFIAWPGTELYVLSEEDAIQYIKKNPGVYMKLNTVYN; from the coding sequence ATGGTCAGTTCTGAACCGAATGGTTTTACCGCTCTCCCTAGAGGGGGATATTTAGTCGATACATCCGAAGGGTACATCCAAATTGGATCCCCTCCGGAAACAATTAAAGACACCATGGGGCTCGAAAAGAAAACCCCTCTGGTGTTTGTTCTTCCCAATAAATTCTTCCATGTCGAAAAAGGGATCTCTATTGCGGAGTTAGAATTTCCCATTTACTTCAACTTCTTCTTTCGTGGTGGCAAAAAAACTTTTATCGTTTGTTCTCCCGAACAAAAAGAACAGCTAACTATTGTTCTTGGGGAATCTCTTATGGGGCCACAGGAATTAAACCTAGCTTCTGAGTTTATTGATGGAACGGAAAGTTTTGGTTTCCCTGATATCAAAGCCGAGATGGCACATTTCCGTAGTTACAAAACTATGGAGGAAGTGGTTGAGTTTGTTTTATTCGACGAAAACCACAAAGCCCAGTTTGGAAAAATCACTATCGAACAACTCCCCTCCAATGAATTTCTCATTGTGGATGGAGATAAAAAAATCAAAACTCCTGGAGAGGTCGACTTCCATGTGAAGTATGATATTGGAAAAAGACTCGAAGAACCTTTCCAACCTCCCATCATCGGGATCACTTGCCTTGGACCTTCCCATGGTTTTGACCCCACAGACAACACTTCTGGTTTTATCATTTGGTTGAATGGCCAAGGGATCATGGTGGACCCACCAGTGAATTCCACTGAGTGGTTACGGGAATCCAATGTAAATCCCAAGTTCATCAACTCCATCATTCTCACCCACTGCCATGCTGACCATGATGCGGGAACCTTCCAAAAGATTTTGGAAGAATCCAAAATCACGATCTATGCTACTGCAACCGTGATGGAATCTTTCCTTAAAAAATACTGTAGTTTAACAAAGATTCCGCGCAGGGAAATCACAGACTTATTTGATTTTATTCCTGTTGTGATCGGAAGGCCAACCATCATCAACGGTGGTGAGTTTTATTTTCACTATGCACTCCATTCCATCCCTTCTGTGGGTTTCGAATTTTTTTTCCAAGACCAGTCCTTCTATTATACGTCTGACCACTTAAATGATCCGGAAGCCTTTGAAGAAATGTACAAAAAAGGAGTCTTTCCTGAAACGAGATACCAGTTTTTAAAAGACTTTCCTTGGGATCGCAAAATCATTTATCACGAAGCCGGTGTTCCCCCGCTGCACACAAAGATTAGTTACCTTGCCTCACTACCGGAAGAAGTACAAAAAAGAATTACGGTTTATCATATTGCTGCCAAAGATATGCCCGAAGGAAACCACCTTACTCTTGCTAAATTTGGAATTGAAAATACCTTATATCCGGAAATCACTCCACCCAAACACCAAGAGGCTTTCCAACTTTTAGAAATCCTTTCCCAAATTGATATTTTCTCTGGATTCCCGATTGAGAAGGCCAAAGAATTTTTACAAATCGTAAAAGAAGAAAGATTTCGTCGTGGGGAACAAATCATCAAAAAGGGAACCCATGGGGACAGATTTTTTATCATCGCTTCCGGAAATGTTCGTTTCGAAGGATTGTCGGGAGACCATTCCGCAGTCAAAAGGTATGGAACTTACGAATACTTTGGAGAGGCATCCCTAATTTTGGACACTGCCCGCCAAGCCGATGTATTTGCCGAGACTGATGTCCTTGCTCTCACCATTGAAAAAACAAGATTCTTTCAGTTCATCCGCGGATCCAAACTCCATGAAAACTTAATCAAACTGAATAGCATCCGAGAGACCAATACTTGGAAAACTTTGACGGAATCCCAAACTTTCCGAGGCCTTACCAGTTACCAAGTCACCCAACTTGAACTCATCCTCAAACTGGAAACGGTAAAAAAGGAAGCTGCCCTCATCGATGAAGGACATACCTTCCACAATGCCTTTATTGTTAGATCCGGAACAGTTGTGGTCATGCAAAACCACAAAACCATTCGGGAACTGGGAGCTGGTGACTTTGTTGGGGAAATCTATGCCTTAACCAAAAACCTTCCCTCCAATTTCAGTTTCATTGCCTGGCCAGGAACTGAATTGTATGTTCTTTCCGAAGAAGATGCAATTCAGTACATCAAGAAAAATCCCGGTGTCTACATGAAGCTGAACACTGTTTATAATTGA
- a CDS encoding MFS transporter encodes MSTSPKRIKFILFLIVFTDMMGFSLLFPLFPKTLEFFLLKGDDALFRMFYSAANLLSFGGDTKYTFVLFGGILGSIYSFLQFVAAPVWGRFSDHSGRRSILLFTTLGNTIGYLLWLFSSQFWMFVLSRVITGMMGGNLSVASAAMADQTDEKSRAAGMGFLGAGIGLGFVMGPLLGGISSQWTFLDSFYKEGSVVVFPASAFFAILVSLLTVILVFVFLPHNKPEVVPEKEIHPFLSLKKIESRNLVRISLLNLLFVLSFSGFEFVVNFFLSDTFQFSPKEIGFTFLYIGIIIILVQGGVVRKLSGKISEKRISLYGAVLVVIGMGLLVSFGTSFTGLFISLFFLAFGSALVNPGLSSFASLESGKGDLGRSLGLFRSFGSLGRAVSPVVFSLLYFQKGPSLAFFVSFLLLIGFGFLLFTQKEKTT; translated from the coding sequence ATGAGTACGTCCCCCAAACGAATCAAATTCATACTTTTCCTAATTGTTTTTACAGACATGATGGGTTTTTCCCTTTTGTTTCCTCTCTTTCCCAAAACCTTAGAATTTTTCTTATTAAAAGGGGATGATGCTCTGTTCAGAATGTTCTATTCTGCCGCAAACCTTTTGTCTTTTGGTGGAGATACAAAATATACCTTTGTATTGTTTGGTGGGATATTGGGGAGTATTTATAGTTTTTTACAGTTCGTTGCTGCTCCTGTTTGGGGAAGATTTTCTGACCATTCGGGAAGGAGATCCATCTTACTTTTTACCACTTTAGGAAACACCATTGGATATCTTCTTTGGTTGTTCTCTTCACAGTTTTGGATGTTTGTCCTCAGTCGAGTGATCACGGGAATGATGGGTGGCAATTTATCTGTGGCCTCTGCAGCTATGGCTGACCAAACCGATGAAAAATCCAGAGCTGCTGGGATGGGATTTCTAGGAGCTGGCATCGGACTTGGATTTGTAATGGGTCCACTTCTCGGGGGAATTAGTTCCCAGTGGACATTTTTGGATTCCTTTTACAAAGAAGGATCTGTGGTTGTGTTTCCCGCTTCTGCTTTTTTTGCCATTTTGGTATCCCTTCTGACTGTGATTCTTGTATTTGTGTTTTTACCACATAACAAACCGGAAGTGGTTCCTGAAAAAGAAATCCATCCTTTTTTATCTTTAAAGAAAATTGAATCTCGTAATTTGGTTCGTATTTCTCTACTGAATTTACTTTTTGTGCTTAGTTTTTCTGGATTTGAATTTGTTGTGAACTTTTTTCTCTCTGATACCTTTCAGTTTTCACCAAAAGAAATTGGATTCACTTTTTTATACATTGGGATCATCATTATACTCGTACAAGGTGGAGTGGTTCGCAAGCTTTCCGGGAAAATTTCGGAAAAAAGAATTTCTCTTTATGGGGCAGTACTCGTTGTGATTGGGATGGGACTACTGGTTAGTTTCGGAACTAGTTTTACGGGACTCTTTATTTCTTTATTCTTTTTGGCTTTTGGAAGTGCACTTGTGAATCCAGGACTTTCCTCTTTTGCATCACTCGAAAGTGGGAAGGGAGATTTGGGGAGATCACTCGGACTCTTTCGAAGTTTTGGATCCCTCGGAAGAGCCGTGTCACCGGTCGTATTCTCTTTGTTATACTTTCAAAAAGGGCCAAGTTTGGCTTTTTTTGTATCCTTTCTCCTACTCATTGGATTTGGATTTTTACTGTTTACACAAAAAGAAAAAACAACTTAA
- the lipB gene encoding lipoyl(octanoyl) transferase LipB — MTKFLHRKGLPSYLFPSIVSYIRYVNFQENSRKNRRESMLFLEHSPCLTGGIGAKAENLLVSPEHLSRLGVELVTLPRGGDFTAHEPGQIVGYLHIDLKKRNLSLGDFLRALNKSLVVSIQKTWGLSVEENPKAPGLYTVEEPKLKLVSEGIYAKSYFTSFGFALNGVNNLSTFSLINPCGAKSEDMTSLLALGKDKDFPKKRREFVEVFAKTFIDLLP; from the coding sequence ATGACAAAGTTTCTCCATCGAAAAGGACTTCCTTCCTACCTGTTTCCTTCGATTGTTTCGTACATAAGATACGTGAATTTCCAGGAAAATTCCAGGAAAAATCGAAGGGAATCCATGCTCTTTTTAGAACACAGTCCATGTTTAACAGGGGGCATAGGTGCGAAAGCGGAAAATCTTTTGGTTTCGCCAGAACACCTTTCCCGTCTTGGAGTGGAGCTTGTCACTTTGCCACGAGGTGGGGATTTTACAGCCCATGAACCGGGTCAAATTGTAGGTTACTTGCATATTGATTTGAAAAAACGAAATCTAAGTCTTGGTGATTTTTTACGGGCTTTAAACAAAAGTTTGGTGGTATCCATTCAAAAAACTTGGGGTTTGTCTGTGGAAGAAAATCCAAAAGCTCCAGGCCTGTATACCGTGGAGGAACCCAAATTAAAACTTGTTTCGGAAGGGATTTATGCGAAGTCTTATTTCACTAGTTTTGGATTTGCTTTGAATGGTGTGAACAATCTATCTACCTTTTCTCTCATCAATCCTTGTGGTGCGAAGTCGGAAGATATGACATCCCTCCTGGCGTTGGGAAAAGATAAGGATTTCCCGAAGAAACGAAGGGAATTTGTAGAGGTTTTTGCCAAGACATTTATAGACTTACTTCCTTAA
- the trxA gene encoding thioredoxin — protein MALTEVTDANFKAETAKGVVLVDCWAEWCGPCRMVAPVLDELSQEMADIKITKLNVDFNQKTAQELGIQSIPTLLLYKDGVLVDKAIGALPKPQIKKFIENHK, from the coding sequence ATGGCACTTACGGAAGTCACTGACGCCAATTTCAAAGCAGAAACTGCTAAAGGCGTTGTACTCGTGGATTGTTGGGCGGAATGGTGCGGACCTTGTCGAATGGTGGCTCCTGTTCTTGATGAATTATCGCAAGAAATGGCTGATATCAAAATTACAAAGCTAAATGTTGATTTCAATCAGAAGACAGCACAGGAATTGGGAATCCAATCGATCCCTACTCTTCTTCTCTATAAAGACGGAGTTTTAGTGGATAAGGCAATTGGCGCTTTACCAAAGCCGCAAATTAAAAAATTTATAGAAAATCACAAGTAG
- a CDS encoding Lsa36 family surface (lipo)protein — MKLRFGFVFFIFGTCLLLNGSLQAKVTCTGDACTILPTSIQSQINSVDTALQLQYTDKVLSTMSEAAVISNINSSLMGPGIVNRFQVGVGMTVAGQQKEDINVAYQSLSFQKLPNVGASLAPNFIVAVNLGWLMGGGPSDTEPELKTFLHRFNLYLHGFKFNFAQGDVQKAVEAQNKNVELGGDITNGGFTLRFHIIENYSDGIGLFEFSGISMGLGLHYQRQEIDVTYNDKKTQTLTLGPAIGTWGGSTTFNYSSTVTSVPLDIRTGFRMFYFFTIFAGAGASMNFGSSTLNLSRSGPLTLALDSSAISASLSPEIAALIPASALGQTKTGTLTMDLSGKAQAPNTTNFLIAGIEINALITKLTVEAVMAQNVQSVMLGAKFSF; from the coding sequence ATGAAATTACGTTTTGGTTTTGTTTTCTTTATTTTTGGCACTTGCCTACTTTTGAATGGTTCTCTCCAAGCAAAAGTGACCTGTACTGGGGACGCCTGTACCATTCTCCCTACAAGCATCCAATCCCAAATCAATAGCGTAGACACAGCCCTCCAACTCCAATATACAGACAAAGTCCTTTCCACAATGTCTGAAGCTGCCGTGATTTCGAATATCAACTCATCTCTGATGGGACCTGGAATTGTAAACAGATTCCAAGTTGGTGTTGGTATGACCGTTGCAGGCCAACAAAAAGAAGACATCAATGTGGCTTACCAAAGTTTGAGTTTCCAAAAACTTCCCAACGTGGGAGCGTCCCTAGCACCTAACTTTATTGTGGCGGTAAACCTAGGTTGGCTTATGGGAGGAGGTCCATCCGATACCGAACCTGAACTCAAAACCTTCCTTCATCGATTTAATTTATACCTTCATGGATTCAAGTTCAACTTTGCCCAAGGAGATGTTCAAAAAGCTGTAGAAGCTCAAAATAAAAACGTAGAACTTGGCGGGGACATTACGAACGGCGGTTTTACTTTACGATTTCATATCATAGAAAACTATTCTGATGGGATTGGACTTTTTGAATTTTCTGGAATCTCCATGGGTCTTGGTCTCCACTACCAAAGACAAGAGATCGATGTCACTTATAATGACAAAAAAACACAAACCTTAACTTTAGGTCCTGCCATAGGAACCTGGGGTGGTTCCACAACGTTTAACTATTCTAGTACGGTCACAAGTGTTCCTTTAGACATTCGGACAGGATTTAGAATGTTCTATTTCTTTACTATCTTTGCGGGCGCTGGTGCCTCGATGAATTTTGGGAGTTCCACTCTAAACCTCTCTCGTTCGGGTCCCCTAACACTGGCTTTAGATTCTTCTGCCATATCAGCTTCCCTCTCTCCGGAAATCGCAGCTCTCATACCTGCATCCGCATTGGGACAAACCAAAACCGGAACTCTCACTATGGATCTAAGTGGGAAAGCACAAGCACCTAACACCACTAACTTTCTCATCGCAGGAATCGAGATCAATGCTCTCATCACAAAACTCACAGTCGAAGCGGTTATGGCACAAAACGTCCAATCCGTGATGCTCGGAGCAAAATTTTCCTTCTAA
- a CDS encoding antitoxin produces MKNVTFRVEDDRLIEKAKLKATSINRSLNDLFIEWLKNFSNENGENFNYKKYLTKFKHIKIEKKFSRDEMNER; encoded by the coding sequence ATGAAAAATGTTACGTTCAGAGTAGAAGATGATAGGCTTATAGAGAAAGCAAAACTGAAAGCTACATCAATCAATCGCTCATTAAATGATTTATTTATTGAGTGGTTAAAAAACTTTTCCAACGAAAATGGAGAGAATTTTAACTACAAAAAATACTTGACCAAATTCAAACACATCAAAATAGAAAAGAAATTCTCACGTGATGAAATGAATGAAAGATAA
- a CDS encoding type II toxin-antitoxin system antitoxin SocA domain-containing protein, with amino-acid sequence MEKLCHAILWILEKSPNGRARLDLAKLLYYSDGVHFQKHAEMITRGDYIHLEDSPYPVKLNEALLFLKEKGHLDAIPKIEGNGIQGFTLRFLKPMEGLVLSREDKRVMMKVTEAFRGRVVDENRHYPNLYENYVVTPLFDSIPFSVDRINTKIHVLVQKSLLNLSGKMFRVLFERSE; translated from the coding sequence ATGGAGAAACTTTGTCATGCGATCCTTTGGATCCTCGAAAAATCACCTAATGGTAGAGCCCGCCTCGATTTGGCGAAACTCCTCTACTATTCGGATGGTGTTCATTTCCAAAAACATGCGGAGATGATCACAAGAGGAGACTATATCCACTTAGAAGACTCCCCTTACCCCGTCAAACTGAACGAAGCACTTTTATTTTTGAAAGAAAAAGGCCATCTTGATGCCATTCCCAAAATTGAAGGAAATGGAATCCAAGGTTTTACCCTTCGGTTCTTAAAACCGATGGAGGGCCTCGTCCTTTCTAGGGAAGACAAACGGGTCATGATGAAGGTGACCGAAGCCTTCCGTGGTCGGGTTGTGGACGAAAATCGCCATTATCCCAATCTCTACGAAAACTACGTAGTCACCCCGCTATTTGATTCCATCCCCTTTTCTGTGGATCGGATCAATACGAAAATCCATGTTCTCGTACAAAAAAGCCTTTTGAATCTATCGGGCAAAATGTTTAGGGTTTTATTTGAGAGGTCAGAATGA